The proteins below are encoded in one region of Apium graveolens cultivar Ventura chromosome 4, ASM990537v1, whole genome shotgun sequence:
- the LOC141721868 gene encoding S-type anion channel SLAH3-like, translated as MENVPVHRYFDALEGPELDTLRPSEEILLPDDKLWPFLLRYPISSFGLCLGVSSQAIMWKNLATSTTMGFLHISTKVNIILWFLSVVLFSVVAFTYILKIVFYFEAVRREYYHPIRVNFFFAPWIALLFLALGVPPSLTKDLHQALWYVLMTPILILELKIYGQWMSGGQRRLSKVANPSNHLSVVGNFVGALLGATLGLKEGPIFFFAVGLAHYTVLFVTLYQRLPTNETLPKELHPVFFLFVAAPSVASMAWARIQGSFDFGSRIAYFIALFLYFSLAVRVNFFRGFRVSLAWWAYTFPMTAAAIATLRYSLDVSNVITKSLSIILCVVATFTVTALLVTTIFHAFVRKDLFPNDIAIAISDKRPNSVRKWYHRRNGSTDMKETENYLKFTDSNGKDIEACLKSSGSGANEENTHVSAF; from the exons ATGGAGAATGTACCTGTGCACCGATATTTTGATGCCTTGGAAGGACCGGAGTTGGATACTCTTAGG CCTTCAGAGGAAATACTGCTTCCAGACGATAAACTGTGGCCATTTCTTCTTCGTTACCCTATCTCTTCATTCGGTTTATGCCTTGGTGTCAGCAGCCAAGCCATAATGTGGAAAAATTTAGCCACAAGTACCACAATGGGATTTCTCCATATCAGCACGAAAGTAAACATTATTCTATGGTTCTTATCCGTTGTTCTTTTTAGCGTGGTGGCTTTCACCTACATTCTGAAGATTGTATTCTACTTTGAGGCTGTTCGTCGTGAGTACTATCATCCAATACGTGTCAACTTCTTCTTTGCTCCGTGGATAGCCTTGTTGTTCTTAGCTCTAGGAGTTCCACCTTCTTTGACAAAAGACCTGCATCAGGCTTTATGGTATGTCCTCATGACGCCTATCTTAATCCTTGAGCTGAAGATATACGGACAGTGGATGTCAGGAGGACAGAGAAGACTTTCAAAGGTAGCAAATCCATCAAACCATCTTTCTGTTGTTGGGAATTTTGTGGGGGCACTATTGGGTGCAACACTGGGGTTAAAAGAAGGACCGATTTTCTTTTTTGCGGTTGGACTGGCTCACTACACAGTCCTGTTTGTTACACTGTACCAGAGGCTTCCAACAAATGAAACGCTCCCAAAGGAACTCCATCCCGTGTTCTTTCTTTTTGTTGCTGCACCTAGCGTTGCTTCAATGGCATGGGCAAGAATACAAGGATCATTCGATTTTGGGTCAAGGATTGCTTATTTTATCGCTCTGTTCCTTTATTTCTCACTG GCTGTTCGAGTTAATTTCTTCCGAGGATTCAG GGTTTCACTGGCTTGGTGGGCCTACACTTTCCCAATGACTGCTGCTGCCATTGCAACCCTTAGGTACTCACTTGATGTGTCAAATGTTATAACCAAGTCACTGTCGATCATACTTTGTGTCGTTGCAACATTCACAGTGACAGCCCTGCTCGTGACAACAATTTTCCATGCTTTTGTGCGTAAAGACCTTTTCCCGAATGACATTGCCATTGCCATAAGTGACAAAAGGCCAAACTCTGTCCGAAAATGGTACCATCGAAGAAATGGTAGCACAGATATGAAAGAAACCGAAAACTACCTCAAGTTTACAGACTCAAATGGCAAAGATATTGAGGCCTGTCTAAAATCTTCAGGTTCAGGCGCCAATGAAGAAAATACCCATGTTTCAGCTTTCTAG
- the LOC141720275 gene encoding uncharacterized protein LOC141720275: MANMVQPNIPKLTAINYGNWSIQMKVLLGSYDNWDIVESWFIEPADAAAEVALPNAEKTALKESRKKDKKALYTIFQGVDESTFEKISDAKTAKEAWEILQKSFQGVEKVKKVRLQVLRGEFENIKMKASENIGEYATRLKIVTNEMKRNGESLDDVRVMEKLLRSLTRKFDYVVTSIEESKDLSTISIDELVGSLQAHEQRMNQYDDTSHLEKALQSKVSIVESSSSSSSGRGRGGFRGGYCGGRGRGRQSFNRSQNTEGYRPSGRGQNFRSRGRGGFQPGDKSQFQCYNYNKFGHFSYECRSPKVEERSHFAAAKEDNDVGTAMFLTYKRDEESKKNVWYLDSGASNHMTGHKELFTEIDDTISGEVTFGDSSKIPVKGKDGLPEINEPENLCEACVKGKQHRQSFPVGKSWRARRPLEIVHIDIAGPFDIPSLGGNRWSEDERKVAGLFFNGDDDDGDNQNIEDDRDDDQTPPPSPNQQTPGSTPSTGGSSSSGRAPRKMRSLDNIYEAASPVQTSFDYSLFCLMAECDPVTFEEASEESKWNKSMNEKIGAIKKNDTWELTDLPEGHKAISVKWVYKTKTNQDGEVEKYKARLVAKGYKQRYGIDYDEVFAPVARVDTIRLLTAIAAQNQWKIFQMDVKSAFLNGYLEEEVYIEQPPGYVQKGQEDKVYRLKKALYGLKQAPRVWNTRVDEYFQKNGFVKSPYEHALYTKTNSGGDIMIVCLYVDDMIFTGNNPDIGQMSYFLGFEVKQNKDGIFISQKNYAEQILKKFRMEECKPVSTLAEASIKLRIDSTRESVNPTLFKSLVGSLRYLTFTRPDIMYAVGIVSRYMEKPKQDHFMAAKRILSDYGGDLDDGKSTSGYDFHIGSAIFSWSSKKQQTVALSTCEAEYKAAAACVCQAMWPGYILGELNLAEEGKVKIYVDNKAAISLAKNPVSHSRNKHINIKYHFLREQVNDKIVELVHCRTEENLADIFTKPLKPNMFGKMKQKLGMQNRV; encoded by the exons ATGGCAAATATGGTGCAACCAAATATTCCAAAATTAACGGCAATAAATTACGGGAATTGGAGTATCCAGATGAAGGTGTTACTGGGTTCCTATGACAATTGGGATATTGTCGAAAGTTGGTTTATTGAGCCCGCAGATGCTGCCGCTGAAGTAGCACTACCAAATGCCGAGAAGACGGCATTAAAGGAATCCCGGAAAAAAGACAAGAAGGCGCTATATACAATTTTTCAAGGTGTTGACGAATCTACCTTTGAAAAAATTTCAGATGCAAAAACGGCGAAAGAGGCATGGGAGATTTTGCAAAAATCTTTCCAAGGTGTCGAAAAAGTTAAAAAGGTGCGGCTCCAAGTTCTTCGTGGCGAGTTCGAAAATATTAAAATGAAGGCCTCAGAAAATATTGGTGAATATGCTACTCGTTTAAAAATAGTGACAAACGAGAtgaagagaaatggagaaagtcTCGATGATGTTCGGGTCATGGAAAAATTACTCCGTTCATTGACAAGAAAATTTGACTATGTCGTTACTTCTATTGAGGAGTCAAAAGATTTGTCCACAATTTCCATTGATGAGTTAGTTGGTTCACTTCAAGCGCATGAACAGCGgatgaaccagtatgatgatACAAGCCATTTGGAAAAGGCGTTGCAAAGTAAGGTGTCCATTGTTGAAAGTTCAAGCAGTAGCAGTTCTGGTCGTGGAAGAGGTGGCTTTAGAGGTGGCTACTGTGGTGGAAGAGGACGTGGAAGACAGTCCTTCAACAGAAGCCAGAACACTGAAGGTTATCGTCCATCTGGCCGTGGTCAGAATTTTAGAAGCCGAGGACGAGGAGGATTTCAACCAGGTGACAAGTCTCAATTTCAGTGctataattataataaatttggCCATTTCAGTTATGAATGTAGATCACCAAAAGTGGAAGAAAGGAGTCATTTTGCAGCAGCAAAAGAAGACAACGATGTTGGCACTGCTATGTTCCTCACTTACAAAAGAGACGAGGAAAGCAagaagaatgtttggtatcttgactcagGGGCCAGTAATCACATGACTGGTCACAAGGAATTATTCACGGAGATAGACGACACCATAAGCGGAGAAGTTACTTTTGGTGACTCGTCAAAGATTCCGGTGAAAGGAAAAG ACGGTTTGCCAGAAATCAACGAACCAGAAAATTTGTGTGAAGCGTGTGTCAAAGGGAAGCAACACAGACAAAGCTTTCCCGTTGGAAAATCGTGGAGAGCCAGGAGGCCATTGGAGATAGTTCATATAGATATAGCTGGTCCATTTGATATTCCATCACTTGGAGGTAATAG ATGGAGCGAGGATGAAAGAAAAGTTGCTGGTTTATTTTTCAATGGTGATGACGATGACGGTGATAACCAGAACATTGAAGATGACAGAGATGATGATCAAACTCCTCCACCAAGTCCAAATCAACAAACTCCTGGATCGACACCATCCACGGGAGGAAGCAGCAGTTCAGGGAGAGCACCACGAAAGATGCGGAGTCTGGATAATATTTATGAAGCAGCAAGTCCGGTACAAACATCCTTTGATTATTCCTTATTTTGCTTAATGGCTGAATGTGATCCAGTTACATTTGAAGaagcttctgaagaaagcaaatggaacaAATCCATGAATGAAAAAATTGGCgcaatcaagaagaatgataCATGGGAGCTCACAGATCTTCCAGAAGGACACAAAGCAATTAGTGTCAAGTGGGTCTATAAAACCAAGACGAATCAAGATGGAGAAGTGGAGAAATACAAGGCGAGGTTGGTGGCTAAAGGCTACAAGCAGAGATATGGCATTGACTATGACGAGGTATTCgctccagttgcaagagttgATACCATACGGCTTCTGACAGCAATTGCAGCTCAGAACCAGTGGAAGatatttcagatggatgtcaagtcAGCATTTCTAAATGGTTATCTCGAAGAAGAAGTCTACATCGAACAACCTCCAGGATATGTTCAGAAAGGCCAGGAAGATAAAGTCTACCGGCTAAAGAAAGCTTTATACGGCCTAAAACAGGCACCGAGAGTGTGGAATACAAGGGTTGATGAgtattttcagaaaaatggttTTGTGAAGAGTCCATACGAGCATGCTCTCTACACGAaaacaaattcagggggagatatTATGATCGTTTGCTTATATGTGGACGACATGATCTTTACTGGAAACAATCCTG atattggtcaaatgtcatACTTTCTTGGATTCGAGGTGAAGCAAAACAAAGACGGGATTTTTATATCTCAGAAAAATTATGCGGAGCAGATTTTAAAGAAGTTCAGAATGGAGGAATGCAAGCCAGTGAGCACGCTAGCAGAAGCAAGCATAAAGCTTAGAATTGATTCAACGAGGGAGTCGGTAAATCCGACATTGTTCAAAAGTTTGGTTGGAAGTCTGAGGTACCTAACTTTCACTcgtccagatattatgtatgcagtTGGAATAGTTAGTAGGTACATGGAAAAACCGAAGCAAGATCACTTCATGGCAGCTAAAAGAATCTTGAG TGATTATGGTGGTGACTTGGATGACGGGAAAAGCACTTCGGGTTATGATTTTCACATTGGTTCTGCAATTTTTTCGTGGTCATCAAAGAAGCAACAGACAGTTGCCCTCTCAACATGTGAGGCGGAATACAAGGCAGCAGCAGCATGCGTATGTCAGGCTATGTGGCCAGGCTACATATTGGGCGAGTTAAATCTTGCAGAGGAAGGTAAGGTTAAAATTTACGTGGATAATAAAGCCGCTATTTCACTCGCAAAAAATCCAGTGTCCCACAGTCGAAACAAGCACATCAATATTAAATATCATTTTCTTCGAGAACAGGTGAATGATAAAATCGTGGAATTGGTGCACTGCAGGACAGAAGAAAATTTAGCGGATATATTTACAAAGCCATTGAAGCCAAATATGTTTGGAAAAATGAAGCAGAAGCTCGGAATGCAAAAtcgagtttga